Proteins co-encoded in one Quercus robur chromosome 8, dhQueRobu3.1, whole genome shotgun sequence genomic window:
- the LOC126695305 gene encoding LOW QUALITY PROTEIN: lysM domain receptor-like kinase 3 (The sequence of the model RefSeq protein was modified relative to this genomic sequence to represent the inferred CDS: deleted 2 bases in 1 codon; substituted 1 base at 1 genomic stop codon): MKPKLRFLVLVLMSVCCSIAESKCNKGCDLALASYYMWKDSNLTFKAQLFQSNLNIDADTILSYNKKTINSKDSVQQGVRANVPFPCDCIDGKFLGHVFDYTVQSGDTYEKVAQTWYANLTTYELLRQYNSYDPNMIPDENARMNVTVTCSCGNSLVSKKYGLFITYPLRLGDTADAIASVTGLSVPLLRSYNPGIYFTQGSGVVHFPGKDQNDTYPPLVSSTTGLAVRVIAGTAMGGVAGVLLLAACIYFGCYRKMKVEALLLSSAPEGASAQHERGHRRTKNRHAESTGPSGGPASGHIGITVHISXVEFSYEELATATNDFSMASKIGEGGFGAVYYAELRGKKAAIKKMAIEASKEFLAELKVLTSVPHLNLVCLIGYCVQGSLFLVYEYIENGNLNEHLCGSSGRDPLPWSTRVQIALDSARGLEYIHEHTLPVYIHRDIKSANILIDRNFHAKVADFGLTKLSKVGGVSLPTSVMGTFGYIPPEYARYGDVSPKVDVYAFGVVLYELISAKEAVLKAYDSTSESKSLVALFEDVFNQPDPRDDLRKVVDPRLGDDYPLDSVWTVAQLANACTQKDTRLRPSMRSIVVALIILSSTAEDLEVSSVYENQALVNLMFRKEINYQEDTEEEPKMQNKTAFNST, from the exons ATGAAACCCAAGTTGAGATTTTTAGTGTTGGTGTTGATGTCAGTTTGTTGTTCCATAGCAGAATCCAAATGTAACAAAGGATGTGATTTGGCTTTAGCTTCATACTACATGTGGAAGGACTCAAACCTCACATTCAAAGCTCAACTTTTTCAGTCCAACCTTAACATCGACGCTGATACTATTCTCAGTTACAACAAGAAAACCATAAACAGCAAAGACAGTGTTCAACAAGGTGTAAGAGCCAATGTTCCATTCCCATGTGACTGTATTGATGGCAAGTTTCTGGGTCATGTGTTTGATTACACGGTTCAATCAGGGGACACGTACGAGAAAGTGGCGCAGACTTGGTACGCGAATCTGACAACGTACGAGTTGTTAAGGCAGTACAATAGCTATGACCCCAATATGATACCTGATGAGAATGCAAGGATGAATGTGACAGTGACATGTTCGTGTGGGAATAGCTTGGTTTCGAAGAAATACGGTTTGTTTATTACGTATCCACTACGGCTAGGGGACACTGCGGATGCAATTGCTTCGGTTACAGGTCTTAGTGTACCGTTGCTGAGGAGTTACAACCCTGGTATATATTTCACACAAGGGAGTGGTGTGGTGCACTTCCCAGGAAAAG ATCAAAATGATACTTATCCACCTCTGGTATCAAG CACAACCG GATTAGCAGTCAGAGTTATTGCTGGAACGGCTATGGGAGGTGTAGCTG GCGTGCTGTTACTTGCAGCCTGTATATATTTCGGATGTTACCGGAAGATGAAGGTGGAGGCATTGTTGCTCTCTTCAGCACCTGAGGGTGCATCTGCTCAGCATGAGCGcg GCCATAGACGTACCAAGAATAGACATGCAGAATCAACTGGTCCCAGTGGTGGTCCAGCTTCAGGTCATATAGGTATAACTGTGCACATATCA TGAGTTGAGTTCTCGTATGAAGAACTTGCCACAGCTACTAATGACTTCAGCATGGCTAGTAAGATTGGTGAAGGTGGTTTTGGGGCTGTTTATTATGCAGAGCTGAGAGGCAAG AAAGCCGCAATCAAGAAGATGGCTATAGAAGCATCTAAAGAATTTCTAGCTGAATTAAAGGTTTTAACAAGTGTTCCTCACTTGAACCTG GTGTGCTTGATCGGGTATTGTGTTCaaggttctctttttttggtcTATGAATACATTGAGAATGGCAACTTAAATGAACATTTGTGTGGTTCATCAG GGAGGGACCCCTTGCCATGGTCTACTAGGGTACAAATTGCCCTTGATTCAGCTAGAGGTCTTGAATACATCCATGAGCATACTCTTCCGGTTTATATCCATCGTGATATTAAATCAGCAAATATATTGATAGACAGGAACTTTCACGCAAAG GTTGCAGATTTTGGGTTAACTAAACTGTCTAAAGTTGGAGGTGTTTCACTCCCCACAAGTGTCATGGGAACGTTTGGATACATACCACCTGA ATATGCTCGGTATGGAGATGTTTCTCCCAAAGTAGATGTATACGCTTTTGGTGTTGTCCTTTATGAACTTATTTCTGCCAAGGAAGCTGTTCTCAAGGCATATGATTCCACTTCTGAATCTAAGAGCCTTGTCGCTTTA TTTGAGGATGTATTTAATCAACCTGATCCTAGAGATGACTTGCGCAAAGTAGTTGATCCTCGTCTTGGAGATGACTACCCCCTCGACTCAGTCTGGACG GTGGCACAGCTTGCCAACGCATGCACACAAAAGGATACGCGACTACGTCCAAGCATGAGATCTATTGTGGTTGCCTTGATCATACTTTCATCGACGGCTGAGGATTTGGAGGTTAGCTCTGTTTATGAAAATCAAGCTCTCGTCAATCTAATGTTCAGAAAG
- the LOC126695300 gene encoding lysM domain receptor-like kinase 3, whose protein sequence is MKPKLWRLSLLVLVSVCFSIAESKCSKGCDLALASYYFSETNLTFIAQVLQSNLNINPSTIVSYNKQTIANENSVQDGVKTRVPFPCDCINGQFLGHMFEYTVHPGVTYMTVAQVYYANLTTYQLLQQYNSYDPNDTNTNTNTNTKLNVMVTCSCGSSSVSKDYGLFITYPLRPEDTIESIASATSLSVALLESYNPGKNFSQGSGVVYIPTKDQNDNYPPLVSSTSGLALSHRLAAGVIAGIAMGAVAILLLLATCIYFGCYRKMKVEALLPFTASEGQHGRDPRPTMGRNAKSTGPAGDPDKALGFIGMTVHKSVEFSYEELATATNDFSMASKIGEGGFGAVYYAELRGKKAAIKKMDMQASKEFLAELKVLTSVHHLNLVCLIGYCIQGSLFLVYEYVENGNLKQHLHGTSGRDPLTWPTRIQIALDSARGLEYIHEHTIPVYIHRDIKSANILIDKNFHAKVADFGLAKLSKVGGVSSSTQVMGTFGYMPPEYAWGGDVSPKVDVYAFGVVLFELISAKEALLKAYDSTSQFQSLVSLFEDVLKQPDPREALCKVVDPCLGDDYPLNSVWTVAQLAKACTQEDPQLRPSMRSIVVALMQDKPTL, encoded by the exons ATGAAACCCAAGTTGTGGCGGCTTTCGTTATTGGTGTTGGTCTCAGTTTGCTTTTCCATAGCTGAATCCAAATGTAGTAAAGGATGTGATTTGGCTTTAGCTTCATACTACTTTTCGGAGACGAATCTCACTTTCATAGCTCAAGTTTTGCAGTCTAACCTTAATATCAACCCTAGTACAATTGTCAGTTACAACAAGCAAACGATAGCCAATGAAAACAGTGTTCAAGATGGTGTAAAAACCCGTGTTCCATTCCCATGTGACTGTATCAACGGCCAGTTTCTAGGTCACATGTTTGAGTACACGGTTCATCCAGGGGTTACGTACATGACGGTGGCACAGGTGTATTATGCCAATCTGACCACATATCAGTTGTTGCAACAGTATAATAGCTACGACCCCAATGATACCAACACCAATACCAATACCAATACCAAGTTGAATGTCATGGTCACATGTTCCTGTGGCAGTAGCTCGGTTTCAAAGGATTATGGTTTGTTTATTACATACCCGCTTCGGCCAGAGGACACCATCGAATCCATTGCGTCGGCTACGAGTCTTAGTGTGGCGTTGCTGGAGAGTTACAACCCGGGAAAGAATTTCAGCCAAGGAAGTGGTGTGGTGTATATCCCAACCAAAG ATCAAAATGATAATTATCCACCTCTGGTATCAAG CACAAGCGGTTTGGCCCTCTCCCACA GATTAGCAGCCGGAGTTATTGCTGGCATAGCTATGGGAGCTGTAGCTATTCTGCTGTTACTTGCAACTTGTATATATTTTGGATGTTACCGAAAGATGAAGGTGGAGGCATTGTTGCCCTTTACAGCATCTGAGGGTCAGCATGGGCGTg accCTAGACCTACCATGGGTAGAAATGCAAAATCAACTGGTCCTGCTGGTGATCCAGATAAAGCCTTGGGATTTATAGGTATGACTGTGCACAAATCAGTAGAGTTCTCGTATGAAGAACTTGCCACAGCTACCAATGACTTCAGCATGGCTAGTAAGATTGGTGAAGGTGGTTTTGGGGCTGTTTATTATGCAGAGTTGAGAGGCAAG AAAGCTGCAATCAAGAAGATGGATATGCAAGCATCCAAAGAATTTCTTGCTGAATTAAAGGTTTTAACAAGTGTTCATCACTTGAATCTG GTGTGCTTGATCGGGTATTGCATTCAgggttctctttttttggtcTATGAATATGTTGAGAATGGCAACTTAAAGCAACATTTGCATGGCACATCAG GGAGGGACCCGTTGACATGGCCTACTAGGATACAAATTGCACTTGATTCAGCCAGAGGTCTTGAATATATCCACGAGCATACCATTCCAGTTTATATCCATCGAGATATTAAATCAGCAAATATATTGATTGACAAGAACTTCCATGCAAAG GTTGCAGATTTTGGGTTAGCTAAACTGTCTAAAGTTGGAGGTGTATCAAGCTCCACACAAGTCATGGGAACATTTGGATACATGCCACCTGA ATATGCTTGGGGTGGAGATGTTTCTCCCAAAGTAGATGTTTATGCTTTTGGGGTTGTCCTTTTTGAGCTTATTTCTGCCAAGGAAGCATTGCTTAAGGCATATGATTCCACTTCTCAATTTCAGAGCCTTGTCTCCTTA TTTGAGGATGTTCTTAAGCAGCCTGATCCCAGAGAGGCCCTGTGCAAAGTAGTCGACCCTTGTCTTGGAGATGACTACCCACTTAACTCAGTCTGGACG GTGGCTCAGCTTGCCAAAGCATGCACACAAGAGGATCCACAACTACGTCCAAGTATGAGATCTATAGTGGTTGCCTTAATGCAGGACAAGCCAACACTTTGa